The proteins below are encoded in one region of Raphanus sativus cultivar WK10039 unplaced genomic scaffold, ASM80110v3 Scaffold1288, whole genome shotgun sequence:
- the LOC130503997 gene encoding NAC domain-containing protein 2-like — MTSNDPKLFYSAYNKYHNPTRVLPPLLIYSTVLSFVPSFKTASFRGFSFFFTDPKMSEMQLPPGFRFHPTDEELVMHYLCRKCASQSIAVPIIAEIDLYKYDPWELPGLALYGEKEWYFFSPRDRKYPNGSRPNRSAGSGYWKATGADKPIGLPKPVGIKKALVFYAGKAPRGEKTNWIMHEYRLADVDRSAARKKKNSLRLDDWVLCRIYNKKGAIEKRGPQPPPTPVGYGGISDEVVEEKPRLSEMGMPPPLVMANDFVYFDTSDSVPKLHTTESSCSEQVVSPEFTSEVQSEPKWKDWSGDKSSLDYGFNYIDATVDNAFGGGGGSNQLFPLQDMFMYNMPKPF, encoded by the exons ATGACTAGTAATGATCCG AAGCTCTTCTACTCCGCCTACAACAAGTACCATAATCCGACACGTGTCCTTCCCCCTCTCCTTATATATTCGACTGTTCTCTCCTTCGTTCCAAGTTTCAAAACGGCAAGTTTCAGAggcttttcctttttttttacagatCCGAAAATGTCAGAAATGCAGTTGCCACCAGGATTCCGATTTCACCCAACAGATGAAGAGCTAGTGATGCACTATCTCTGCCGCAAATGCGCCTCTCAGTCCATCGCCGTCCCCATCATCGCTGAGATCGATCTCTACAAATATGATCCTTGGGAGCTTCCCG GTTTAGCCTTGTATGGTGAAAAGGAATGGTATTTCTTCTCTCCAAGAGACAGAAAATATCCAAATGGATCTCGGCCAAACCGGTCAGCTGGTTCGGGTTACTGGAAAGCAACTGGAGCTGATAAACCGATCGGACTTCCTAAACCGGTTGGGATTAAGAAGGCTCTTGTTTTCTACGCCGGTAAAGCTCCCAGGGGTGAGAAAACCAATTGGATCATGCATGAGTACCGTCTTGCCGATGTTGACCGATCCGCTGCTCGCAAGAAGAAGAACAGTCTCAGG CTGGATGATTGGGTTCTTTGTCGGATTTACAACAAAAAGGGAGCTATCGAGAAGCGAGGACCACAACCACCGCCAACTCCGGTTGGTTACGGAGGTATCTCCGACGAGGTCGTGGAGGAGAAGCCGAGGCTGTCGGAGATGGGTATGCCTCCGCCGCTGGTGATGGCGAATGACTTCGTGTATTTTGACACGTCGGACTCGGTGCCAAAGCTGCACACGACTGAGTCGAGTTGCTCGGAGCAGGTGGTGTCGCCGGAGTTCACGAGCGAGGTTCAGAGCGAGCCCAAGTGGAAGGATTGGTCGGGCGACAAAAGTAGCCTTGACTATGGGTTTAATTACATAGATGCCACTGTGGATAACGCgtttggaggaggaggagggagcaATCAGCTGTTTCCGCTACAGGATATGTTCATGTACAACATGCCCAAGCCTTTTTAG
- the LOC130494276 gene encoding serine/threonine-protein kinase BSK4-like isoform X2 → MPPNVVYKGKLENHQKIAIKRFSRFAWPDPRQFLEEARSIGHLRSNRMATLFGCCCEGGERLLVSEFMPNGTLAKHLFHWETQPMGWEMRLRVVLHLTEALDYCCNRGRTLYHDLNAYRVLFDEECNPRLSTFGLMKNSMDGNSYSTNLAFAPPEYIRTGRTTAESVIYSFGILLLDIFTGKHIPPSHALDLIRDRKLQTLADSCLKGQFSDSDGAELVRLASRCLQYEARERPNLKYLIDALTTLQKDKDAEVPSHVLMGRGTFVSALSPFGEACLRKDLNAMLEMLDKIGYKDDESVSFLWTDEMQEAVESKKKGDIAFRQKDLKEAIEFYTQFLDLGMISATVFVRRSLSYVMSGMGKEALEDAMKAQGISPVWYVALYLQSAALDALGMEKESKMALLEGSELEARKISPSTH, encoded by the exons TTCCTT GAAGAAGCAAGATCGATTGGTCATCTACGCAGCAATAGAATGGCCACTTTATTCGGTTGCTGCTGTGAAGGCGGCGAGAGATTACTCGTGTCTGAGTTTATGCCTAATGGGACACTAGCCAAACACCTTTTCCACT GGGAAACACAACCGATGGGATGGGAGATGCGACTACGGGTTGTTTTACACCTTACAGAAGCTCTTGATTATTGTTGTAACAGAGGACGCACTCTGTATCATGACCTCAATGCTTACAGAGTTTTATTTGACGAG GAATGCAATCCAAGACTTTCAACATTCGGCTTGATGAAGAATAGCATGGATGGGAACAGTTACAGCACAAATCTTGCTTTTGCCCCTCCCGAGTATATACGAACTG GGAGAACCACTGCAGAGAGTGTGATTTACAGCTTTGGTATCCTTTTGCTTGATATTTTCACTGGAAAGCATATTCCTCCTAGCCAT GCCCTTGATTTGATTCGAGACAGAAAACTTCAGACGCTAGCCGATTCTTGTTTGAAGGGACAATTTTCCGACAGCGATGGCGCTGAGTTAGTACGCCTGGCATCTCGCTGTCTTCAGTATGAAGCTCGAGAGCGACCAAACCTAAAATATTTGATAGATGCACTGACAACTCTCCAGAAAGATAAAGATGCAGAGGTTCCGTCTCATGTCCTAATGGGTCGTGGTACTTTTGTGTCAGCTTTATCTCCTTTTGGGGAGGCTTGTTTGAGAAAGGACCTGAACGCTATGCTCGAGATGTTGGATAAAATTGGTTACAAAGATGATGAATCG GTATCGTTTCTGTGGACGGACGAGATGCAAGAAGCTGTAGAGTCGAAGAAGAAAGGCGATATTGCATTTAGACAGAAAGACTTAAAAGAAGCCATTGAGTTTTACACTCAG TTTCTTGACTTGGGAATGATCTCTGCAACAGTCTTTGTGAGACGGAGTCTAAGTTACGTGATGAGCGGCATGGGGAAAGAAGCTTTAGAAGATGCAATGAAAGCACAAGGCATATCTCCAGTGTGGTACGTTGCATTGTATCTCCAGTCTGCTGCGCTTGATGCCCTGGGAATGGAGAAGGAATCCAAGATGGCACTTCTGGAAGGATCGGAACTTGAAGCCAGGAAGATTTCACCGTCCACACACTGA